GATGGGGATTGCCAAATGGAGGGATAGGATCCTCATCCTGTGGTTCTTCCCCCAGAACATGGTGCTGCAGAATGACAACTGGGACTGTCAGTGAATTAGCATGCTCCCCATCTCCAAAAACAATACTGGAAGGTATATCTCTCAACTCTTCCACCTTTATCTTCACCATTTGGTTGGCTTTCGTACTTCTAACTCTATCCCACATCACAAACTTCCCAAACTTACTGACTGCATCATTAATTTCAGAAATGTTCCTTCTGTCCAACGGATAACCACAAAGCAGAATCCAGACCTCTCTAGTAAGAACAAGCTTTCTCCAATTCAGCCCCTTATCATGATTTTGGAAAATGACATGGACATCAGTAAACTGATGTGGGCTATGAGTTACCAAATCATCACGATCAAAGACACTATTGAGCTGAATGTAGGCTTGGCCGAAAGGACACTGAGTAATTTCTTTGAACCCTAGTCCTCTGTCAGTGAGAAAATCAGTGAGTACCTCGCGCACCGTGTTGAACTCCACAGGCAGATTCGGCATAGAGACGATAGAGATGATGGCCCAATCTTCATGGAGTGGTGTTGGCGCCGCCGACAACACCTTGACTATGGCTGGCCTCCCTTCAACTGTGATGCTCTGATGGTTGGGGGAGGAAAGGGGAGGGATAGAAAGGGAAGGAAGCCATGGTGATGGTATTCTTTGTTGGATTGTGGGAGGGAGAGGAGCGGAGCTGGGATCTCCGGGCAATGGGGATGGTGGCGGCCAGCAATCTTTGTGCAGCAGAGGGGTGAGAGGCGGAGTAATGGAGGGAGGTAACTCGGGAAGGAACAGAGGAGGTAAAATCGAGGCGTGCAGGAGATGATGGCTGATTGACTGCACCTGCCAAACCCGCAACGGGAACAGTGGTGGGGTACCTCGGAAGGGCAATCGTCTGGGATGGGCCAGCAAAATTGGAGGGCTGCACCGGTAAAGTGAAGGTGGGCTGCGTCTGTCTGGGCTGGGCCGCGGAGAAGCAGTTTTTAGCAATGTGGCCCCATTTTTTGCAAGACCTACACTTAATGCGATTAGAGCAATTGGGCCTCGCATGGCCAAAGAGCAAACAGCGCACAGAAGGCCTGTTGATTAGTTTGAATTTGCTGTGATCCCGCCCTCTAATCAATAGCAACTGATGAATGACCATTATGGCCATAATGACCATCATGTCCCGTTGATGGAGCGTGACTTAATGATTGAGATGAACGATCCCGTGAATCACGATGATCAACAAGATCAGGAGCGGGGAAAATAGCTGGGGATCTAAGAGCTGCAATGTATGATTTCCTAGGATGACGACAAAAAACATGTGTCCACTCGTCCTCCTTTTCTTGGAGATATTGATCAAGTTCCCAGCAAGAATTGGGGCCTCCTTCACCCCAGAGAAGGAAGTTAACATTAAGCAGAGGGAGTGAAATGTTATCTCCCTTGATGATAGAGAATCCCACTTCTTTGGAAGAGACAATAAACTTAAAAGACCAATTCTGAAGCAACTTGACTTTAAAAAGTGATGCTCTACCTCCAAAACAAGCCAAGAGAATAGTGCTAACCGATTCTTCCGTGAGCCGCAGACGAGATCTGGTGAATTCGGCCACCAATGGGAATGCTTCAGATTCTTGATCCTCATCGTGGTTGATTGGGACACCCCATTTTTTCCAGATTTCTGAGGCGAAGTCCTGCCGCTTGTCAAAGTCGAGTTCTGCGAGCGACATTGGTGGCTAGGAGGAGGAAGGATATGGAGAAAATTGATCTGGGAGATTGCGAGTGAGAGGAGGCCGGATCGTCACAGGGCGCTGGTGGAGGCACGAGATCGtggacgccggggccggagtggccaccggcggtgGGGCGGAGAGGCTAGGCGGAGAGGTACTCAAAGATTTGTTTCTCGTGGAGAACTGTTTTTCTTTTCCTGGAACAAGAGTGTACGATATTAACTTAGGAGCTAACAACGTCATGAAATCACTAGTTAGAGGTACTGTGTGTTCAAATCACGAATCACTTTCAGCGTTGGGTTTGGCTGGAAAAGAAAATCACGTCGAGATCTTTGAAACGAGATCACATGTTAATTTGCCTCGAAAAAATTCCTAAGAAGAactggaaatgaaaaaaaaaacatgaaaaaaccgGAAACCAAAGAAACGTGAAACCGGGAAGCACAGTTCCGATATTTCTTATATAAAAATGTTGAGCTAATATCGTTGGGAGTCATATAACTTGCGTTGGATGTTCAGTTTGGTGCTAGAACTTTAAAAATACGAATTTGTGGTCATCTAACTTGACTCAAGCGTGCAGATAGAGTCACAACACGCGTATGAAATGACTAGTGTACTGCTCATAAATGAgcaaaataacaataaaatggggCCGCCAGGTCTCGAACCCGGGATCAACAAACGACCCGCTAATGGCACTACACCATTGATATTCTCTATCTACTACTATGGTGGGTAACGATATATACTGAACCAAGCCACATGCAGAGCTTAGACGGGCTGCAGAAACTGCGGCCATTTTACACACGCTATTTTCTTTAAGATAATTGTAAAATGTAGGTAATAAAGTTATGTTCATATATTTGTATGATACATACAATCGGTGattattaaataaaaataataaacctgtaaattataaaaaaaatatttAGTTAATATGGGCGTTTAAAATGTTTATTAAAGAAATATGTCTAGTGTATCCAAAATTTTAATATGTTTATTTAAGACGTATATAAAATTTTACTCATGACTTATGTTCAAAAAATTATATAATTTAAATTAAATATTAGACCCGATTATATATCCATATTAACAGTTTAAAATTTAAATTATGAATATTCTTCATTGTGACGAAATTTAACTATAAAAATGTGCGTATTGTTATTGAAATGTTTGTATAACTAAATATATTTTTGAATTTTAGTTTTACAAATAATTATTTTATTCAGAAATATATGGAAATAATACATGGACAATTTTAAAAGTAACTTATTTTGTTTGTATTTACAATATTTATAACACACGAATATTTAAAAGTTGTTTTGTTACTTGGATAATAATTTACATTTTTTTCCGAGGGGTATCATAATTTACATAGCATCTACTATGTTTTTTCAACAAAGGTGTAAACTGGGCTGCAGTAGCATAGCGCATCGTAGCTGATGGCCTCGTGCTCTAAGTAAAGGGATATAAGAAGTAGTTATTCCTACGTAGCATCTGGTTGAAGCTGGCGCTGTAGTTCTCCACGTGAGCGTACCCCGCAAAAAGAAAAAAGTTCTCCACGTGAGCGCCCAGAAGATCTCGGTTTCAAATAATGTTGCCTCTCAGATTATTATACAATTTTTCTCTTCATACTCTTCACTGACAGGTTGGTCCCACCTAAGCTTTTCTGCGTAATTAGAATAAATCCAGGGATTTATCAGAAAATAATTCTACTGTCAAAGACCGGTGGGCCACTGCCACACTGGCAAGGCAAGGTGTACACCCAAAGCATCGTATTTGCACCATACATCAAGTTAGATTACCATAAATTCGTATTTTTAAAGTTATAGTATCAAACTGAACATTTAGGGTAAGATGACTTCTGGTCATATTACCTCAAAAATGTTACTACTGACACGAGGCTTGGATACTCGGGGAACGTATCTGGTGCACCAAGGtaattggtgctaccggtgcactgGAGCCCGTTGCAcactaaaaaatgttcaaaaaaatctggaaaaaaattagtgtatcaatacaacatcgatgtatgttgtcacaaaaaatcaaatcaaaattcaaaacaatgatcaagatacaaaaatgacaaatttgacgtcAATGTGCTAGTGGGCCAGAACTGAAGCCCAACTTGTGTTACGTACTATTCAGTGTCAAATTTGTTATTTatgtatctcgagcaatgttttGAATATTTATCGAAATTTTTGTGACAACATACATTCATGTTGTGTCAATGCACTAGTTTTTTTTCGGATTTTTTCGAGCATTTTTTAATGTGCAACTGGcgaccggtgcaccggtagcacaaaTTGCCCCGGTGCACCAGATACTGGATACGCGTTGAGCTTTCGTTTGGGTGAGGAAGAGAACTGGAAAGACTGGCCCGACCTGTCGTCGATCTCGTGCACAATCACATGGCCACTTGGGATGGGTTCCACACCTTTTACAGTTGGTCGTTGCTTTCCATGAGACCAAATGAGACGTTTCAGCTACATGCATAAATATGAAGAAAAAAACAGCAGTATTTAAAAAAATAGCATTGCCAAAAATGATTTTATAAGATAAAAAACAAGGTTTGCAGCGAGCTGTTTTCCACCTGTTTTTAGTTTCGGTGTCTTTTAGTCGTTGGATGTTGTGGTACTCGGTTGGCTTCTCTTTCTTGAATGAAATTGGAGCCGGGAGGAGGCCcctgattttcaaaaaaaaaaaagagatgAGAAACAAACACCACCACTACTTAATTTGACCTCCAAATTTGGTTTCTTTCTCGCGACTTTGGCGAGACGAATGTGCATCTACGGACACTAAAATGATTTTTTAGAAAAAACCAGAGAAAATCAAGAAAACTAAAATGATTTTTTGGGTAATAATTTAGTGAACATAATAAAATTTAAGTACTTTAGACCTGTCAAAGCAGTATATATTTGGTATATGTCCTAGAgaaagcggtttcacacatgtggcATACCAGTAAACACACAAAATTCTAAAATATAAAATATGAATAAAATCTACAAAATGGAAAAGCATGGAAATGTATTTAAGAAAAAAGATTAATTTGAAGAAATTCAATGAAAAATTCAATCTTCTATACGAAGCTAAAATTTCATTGTTTTCGACAAATGCTAAAACCCAGCTATACTCGATGTTTCTAAAATATGATATGTTTATCTGTCTCTCAGCTCATAATTATATAAAACTCCTCCGTCTAGATACATACATCCGTTTGAATGTCAGCTAATTCCAGACCGAGACCGCTTGGACTAAGCGGTTAGCTATctcaaaaacaatcaacaactaaaaagaAATTCCAGACCGAGAAAGTACTATGAACTGCAAGATGCCAGATGGTAAGCAATCCAGACAATTCAAAAAAATAACTGCAATATGCCAGATGCTGACGCGGCAAAACTGTAGAAAAGCTGACGTGTCTATAAAAAATGTTTTTACTTGTTCGATGACAAATAGGAGCGGAGCGCGCAAAGAAGCAATTTTTATCTCTGCTTAAAAAAGGCAACAAGAGAGCTTTTTTCCTGCCACCTTCCTCGATTCCATCCCATCATTCGCCGCACAGATCACTCCCAGCATCCCCCCGCCAGCCTCGACATGTCCGCCGCCGTCGGCTCGCCGTACCGGGCCGCCCCCGCCGCGCAGCACCGCCGGAAGGGGCGCGCCGGCGCCGTCACGCTCCGGTGCTCCAAGGTGGCTGCGGCCGCGGCCGCGCCCATCCTGGACGACCTGAGGCTGCAGTGCGCGACGCCGCTCCCCCTGCTGCGGCACGTGGCGGGCGCCATGGCCGCCGGCATGCGCGCCGGGCTCGCCGTGGACGGCGCCGGCGAGCTCAAGATGATCCCCAGCTATGTCTACTCGCTCCCCACCGGGTAACTGATCCTCATTTGACTTTCAGTTACTGTGGTTGGTACAGTAAACTGATGAGTTCTTCAGTCAATTCAGTCCACCAATTAGTTTTTGTAAATTGGACTTAGTGAGTGTCGTGAGCCACTAGATTTGATCTGGTTATGAATGTCAGTTAATTCAGTTCGGTACATGAAATGATTTCTGCATCACCGCTGTTGTGCTGAAGGAGTGAAACAGGGCTGTTCTATGCTCTGGATCTGGGAGGCACCAACTTCAGAGTGCTGAGGGTGCAGCTGGGGGGAAAAGATGGGCGCGTCGTCGACACCGAGTCCGAGCAAGTGTCGATCCCAAAGGAAATCATGCATGGTACAACCGAGGTAGCCGGTTCattgatttgttttcttataagctAATTGGCTCTGTTTTCAGAAAGAAAAATAGGTTTTACAGTGATTACAGAATTAGCATATAATTGCATATGGACGGAGCACGTTTGATGTTTGACGCTGCGATTGTCGCTATTGAACAGGAGCTGTTCGATTTTATTGCGGCCCGCCTATCGAATTTTGTAGCGAAGGAGGGTGGTAATTTTCATCTTCAGGAGGGCCGGAAAAGGGAGATAGGCTTTACGTTCTCCTTCCCGGTGAAGCAGACTTCCATTGACTCTGGCATTCTGATCAAGTGGACCAAGGGTTTTGCTGTCTCTGGGACTGTAAGATTTTCTTTTCCCGAATACAATTTTCTCATTTTTGTGTGTTGTACTTAGTTATTTCTAGTACCAAGAGTTGCAAGACCAAAAGTTCCCTGCTTGAACCAAGAATATTTTTTCCCACTGGACATAGCTTATGGATCAGCATGTTAGTTTCTTTTTTCAGTTGAATTCATGCTAACAATAAAGCAATATGTTGGTCTTCACAGGCCGGGAAGGATGTGGTTGCCTGTCTGAATGCCGCCATGGAAAGACAGGGGCTTGACATGAGTGTATCTGCTCTGGTAAGCAACCATCAAAACTCGTACTATTACTTTTAGATAAGGGGAAGAGCTTCATTGCCTTCCGGATTCTGTATCGGAAAATGCACATAGCGACAGCAAACTTCATGGTTAGCAAAGCAAATGGGATACCAATTACCATAGTGGATACTGAACTCTGCTTTTTTGCTTGTGCTCTGCTTTGGCACGGGCTGAAATGCGTCTGAAACAACATCATTTCACATCAAAAGGTATATGATATGGTTTGAAGCAAGTGAATCACACTTAACAGGTAAATGATACCGTTGGAGCGTTAGCTGGAGCGCACTATTGGGACGAGGATGTGATGGTTGCGGTTATTTTGGGAACTGGCACAAATGCTTGCTACATTGAGCGAACAGAGTCCATCCCAAAGCTCCAACACCTCGGGCTTGGAACAGGAAACACGGTATGCTGCAACAAGATCAGATCTTTTATTTACTCCGTACTGAACTGACATTCGATGCATGCCATTCCAACGTTGCTTTGCCTAAAAAAAAGGGTGAGTGGAGCAAATGAAGTCTTtcctttttggaaaaggaggcACCAATCGATCCACATAGCCATAAAATTTCAGTGAAATATTTCATTGCTTGAAATAAGAGAATAAATGCCAGCACACTGAGTTGGTTAAAGTTTGTAAAATGCAGATTATCAACACTGAGTGGGGAGCCTTTTCAGATGGTCTTCCACTAACTGAATTTGACAGGGACATGGATGCTGAGAGCATAA
The window above is part of the Triticum aestivum cultivar Chinese Spring chromosome 2A, IWGSC CS RefSeq v2.1, whole genome shotgun sequence genome. Proteins encoded here:
- the LOC123186854 gene encoding hexokinase-4, chloroplastic → MEGVVGYLGRAIVWDGPAKLEGCTGKVKERSAQRSNFYLCLKKATRELFSCHLPRFHPIIRRTDHSQHPPASLDMSAAVGSPYRAAPAAQHRRKGRAGAVTLRCSKVAAAAAAPILDDLRLQCATPLPLLRHVAGAMAAGMRAGLAVDGAGELKMIPSYVYSLPTGSETGLFYALDLGGTNFRVLRVQLGGKDGRVVDTESEQVSIPKEIMHGTTEELFDFIAARLSNFVAKEGGNFHLQEGRKREIGFTFSFPVKQTSIDSGILIKWTKGFAVSGTAGKDVVACLNAAMERQGLDMSVSALVNDTVGALAGAHYWDEDVMVAVILGTGTNACYIERTESIPKLQHLGLGTGNTIINTEWGAFSDGLPLTEFDRDMDAESINPGEQIFEKTISGMYLGEIVRRVLASMAQESDLFGHSFADKLTEPFVLRTPHLCAMQQDNSDDLGEVESILRDIIGVNQSSVAARRVIVEVSDCIVKRGGRLAGAGIAGILQKMENDSKGLILGRRTVVAMDGGLYENYPQYRLYMVEAMAELLGPQDMEHIVVEHTKDGSGIGAALLAAANSKYAAAQHSA